TAATGCCTGTTGGTACATCAGTGCAAGCTCTTCAAGGACAAATTATACCTGGTGGTGGTGGAACCTACATCATCCAAAGTGGCACAGTTGACAGTGATGGGGCACCCCTAACTCATACTACCAGGGCCTCACCTGTAACAGTAAGTTATTAATggtcataacatttttttttgtgtgtgtggattAATTCTTTTTCAAGTGTgacatatatgtgtatatagtgttttgttgaaaaaaattagggtctatttatgtatatctaaaaagcctaatatttattttaccaaAATTAGCtttattaaatttcattttatcaATAGATATGTGTTTCACTAATTATGGCTAACCTAagtaaataaagattttttttttaaactaacactatcattttttttaactttttttttttttaaataagatctCATAAAATATATGTTCTATtagattttgttgttgttttgtattgattcttaagaaagaattaaaaacaaatatattatattttaggtTTTTGCTGCAATAAGTTTTTTACCATTTTGAACATTAAATCTCAATTATTGTGTTAACTTTCAAAGTGATTGGCAAGGACACAATTGTTATAAACATTGAGGCATTACAGTACGGTACACTGTTCTGGGCTGAGAATTATGTTTCATATGAAATACTTCTAATAAAtgttacacattttttgttagCCCTCCTTGGgtgttttcataatttaaaacaatagtcAATGTCAGAGTGCCGCTAATTTTAATATCTGTCATTTTTTATAATTCACTTCATCATCAATAGCCTTATGCGATTTTAGATGATTAAAGAATCCCAAAGAACAAGTAAATTCActatttcatttgaaataatgtCACAGTACAATAAGAAGTAAATTGAAGAGAAAAATGTGCCTTTTACAAAAGTATAATTAGGAGTACATTCAAGAGAATAATGTTGAAAATAAGCCAAAAGaaagtgaatttttttaaagatagatTTTTTGGCAGCAGCATTATCAATATTTGTTAAAGTAATCAGTagtaagaaaaaacattttatgacaGACATATGAGCCAGAATGTTATTTCATCAATCATTTaatcaacaaatatttatttgatgCAATTTAAAggttgaatttttattttattgtcaaatcTTGTGTTTTCCAGATTTTAGCTACATTTAGATACATTCTTTAGTAGTGTGAAACTTGAGTTAACAAAATTTCTTTCttccatattttttttgccAGACCTCTTGGCATTTTAGTATTCTTCAAATATATGAGAGTTTTTCTTAATGTGTAACCTATTAAATTATGCTTTGACTTTTTGATTCCCTCCATTGGGAGTCTTCCTTTCAAAggttttttattctatttttttatttattgatgctagtttctaaaataaaacaatgaaatgaaTAAGGTTATCAGCAACTTTAAAATTCCCGGCTTTGTGATGTTATTGAGCAGATATTCTTAGTCAACTAGCATAGAACACCATATTGTTGTCCCAACTATTGTAGAAAcatttcaaatgaacaaaccTATTATTAAAATTGTCAAGTTTAGGGAGTTGTTAGAACTGTTTAACAAATGACACATGGTTATTATTTCCCTATTTTCGGTTTtctcttcctttttttaaagaaccacACTCCTCTGGCAGAGCTGAGCAATTTGCATACAAAAGAGGTAAGGCTCCTTCACGCCCGCCAAAGTGTGGTTGGTTAGCAAGCTGTATCATGCTGTAGCCCTAATCCTCTGGAGGTCaagcattttctttctttttttttttttgttgctatgCGTGTTTGTTCATACTTTGAATTTTTATTGACCTCCATTGAATTAGGTCAGCTGCAAATGCCccttttctaaaaattaaattgaagTCTATtgctataattaattaattttaataaccGATTGTTaatattgaaaatgttttttttttcatttgtttaattGAATATTTAATTGCTTTTGTTGACTGGTTTAGTTCCTAGGCAAGATGTGCTTGAAattcaaagtattttattagtcaGCTCTAAAGTTTGTATTTGCATGAAACAGTTTCCATTCATTTCTAATTGACAAATGCAGTGTACATAAAGCTGATTTGTCTATGTGTGGTCTGCTTGATCTTCACTTGTATTTGTGTAGCACCAGAAGAATCAGTTTGTTGGCATGGCAGATCTTTTATAgtagtagttttaaaaaaagacattctTGAGAATAAGCTTTGGTATAAATGttgttcatgttttattttgacCCCTTATTATTAATGCATGctttatttctaattaaaatagtttaagGACAAACATCTGAAATGTATTTAGACAACCATGCTTTGAACGGTGTGAACGAGCCTATCAACAAaggaaatattttgtctttattgcTTTGAATTTCAATCACCTagtatttatctttttaaaacaaacttcaaTGACAAACTTACTATACCAACTCCACTTTATGGTGAGCTTAAACAACATATTTGGTTTGGTTGAAAAGCcaaaaaaagttgtttcaatctagtgttgttgtttttttttcttccatttatTAATTGATAATGCTGTTCTATTAAAACTTTTAACCTGTGGTGTTTGTAAGAACCTTTCTTGTTCTCatattttataatgtttatattaccattataaaaatgtttcttgaaACAAAAGTCTAATGATTACCATGTTAAGCCTTATTTTGTTCAGGCATTCCACAACTTCTATGTCTTCTTGGGTAGTTTACAAAACatgaggacaaaaaaaaactaatctttatgaattattacaaattttatacTCTTAAAAGTATTTAGATGGATAGAGTTAGCAACATTCAATTAAAAGAATCTGatacaaattatattttaaacaaatattgttgCTATTGACATGTtaagtaaaatatataatagTCTAAATTGTGTGGTTATGGTTTACCTGTAGCTTATTAGGATTCTACTCaagtgttaaaaaaacaaaatacatagtttttaaaattgtcaAACATCCGTTGTCATTTTGCTggataaaatttgtaaaaatttagatttttgcttttaaATTGTTGCAATTAATTATCATATCTTCCTAGGTTCAGTGGTTAATTGACAATTATGAAACAGCTGAAGGGGTTAGCTTACCTCGTAGTACCCTCTACTATCACTATTTAAGACATTGTCAAGAACAGGGCTTAGATCCAATGAATCCTGCATCCTTTGGAAAACTTATCCGATCAGTTTTCTTAGGACTTCGTACCAGACGTTTGGGAACAAGGTAaggcctatttatttttttacataaattccaTTATTGGTTTCTGTTGAAATGTGTACAAAAAGCAAttattgatgaaaaaaaacacCTTCTTATTCTTTATacctaattattaaaaaaaaaatatatagtattCTTAGTTTACTTGATAGCATAGGCATATTTTAAAGGAATAATTTGGCTTAAGAAATGGATGATACATACAAATTACATACATAAACGCAGCACTAGTGACcaaaattttaaagaaagaaaatgctGAATTACTTATAATATAGCAAAATAATGGATCAGGGCATGAACCATGGATGTTCCAATTCAACAACTCCGGCTAGCAAGAACACAGGACCAAGCGAAAAAACTATTAGACCCCCCATATCTAAAGATCTTTCAGTTGCATTTGCCACCCAGAGGTGAACAGTCAAATGCCCCACCCACCCAGCCCAAAATACTCACCTTTACTAACAATGCAAACAGAACTGACACATAAATAGCCatcaaataaattatagcttttatatagcgctactttcatgcttatactatgctcagagcgctatgatccaatctcatttgtggactcgtggggggggaggggggtatctgtgagaaggtttttccatgctgccttaaggcgctcagtaaatacaactctgcttgagtcgggtgttgaacctcgagcccccttcataagtAGCCAGGCCAAGTCAATttcaagcatacttagcctcttgaccactcCTCCTTTAGGCATATAATTGACAAACAATGGCTCTATATTAACTGTATATCtctaaatataacaaaacaaacaacataaatactttttttataggAGCTTCATTGAGTATGTAGCAATTCAGCTGAAATATTAATACAAATGTGAAGCAAAATGTTAAAACCATACATACATAAAGACAGCACTAGGGACTAACTTTTTTGATGAGAGGAAATGGTGaattaaatattacgaaaaAAGGGATAACATGAACCAGCGGACCCTTTGATTTAACAactagttattttaaaaattacagactttacttgaaaatagaagataattacgtcctttgCCTTTCATGTGTCCATCATGCATGTTATAGTTGCTGGAAAGCATTAacacaaattttaaatattaaatgtacTTATTACATTGCAAGTTTACAAAAGCTAGATTAGTAGTTTGGGTAATAGAAGGACATTgcattaccttttttttcttcttttttgccAAATTATGTAAAAAGATCAATTCTAAATTGAATAGTTTGTAAACAAGACTTAATtacgaaaaaaaatctttacttcatttttcttttttcagagGTAATTCTAAATATCACTACTATGGGATTCGAATTAGGGCTAATTCATCCCTAAACCAATTTACAGATGATCAGACAATGGCATTAAGGCAGCAACCGATGTATACAAGCAAAAAGTGGGTAGAAgaataaaccttttaaaaaaacaaattaaatttactGATTGGTTAGagatagaaaaatatttgtaactactatatttatgtttagacatgtgttaatttttgtttctgtttcagaCTGACTAGCCAAAAGCAAGAAGGTTCAGATGGTGATGGGGGACCAGCTGGTACACAAGGTGGTGGACAGTCGGATGGTGCCCATTCTCAACAGCAACAACACACTCAATTTTTGGGGGATGCATCTCATGCTCTTCCTTCTTTTGGAAGTGTGGATATTAGCCTTGTGCAATTCCCAGATGGTATAGCTCTTGATGATATTAGAGCCTTTGAGAAGATGTACAGAGAGCATGCTGAGGTAATCAACACACTTGTTAAATAGATTACATtggattattttaaaaaataattagtattcAACATAACTTTTATAAGTCTGAAgcagtttaaataaaaatattgacaaaataCAAGCCTgttaataattaaaagttaattaatggatatagaaacaaataaataaaacagttgGTAAAATTTTGATAAAAGCTTTAACAACAAATTATGTTCTTAACCCTAGCCTTCTCACACGCATCGGTGCAAGAGTGCTACAAAATCTAATTTACAAATTTTGGTTTTGTCAACAAGAAAGAGTCAAGCATTGTAATCCTTGACCAAAGGAAAAGATTTTGACCTTTGGTCAGGATTTATGAAATTGGCTTTTCACTGATCATTTAGTTAGATTCCTTTTGCAAGGTTATGACTTCTTGAGCCAAGCCTGGTTCTCCCTACCAGAGGTTAAGTTCCATGATGGATATCTTAATAGTCCTTCACTGTACCACACCATAATTGTTAAAGGGCTGTCACTACAGCCTTTGACCTATGTGAGGAGGAATGTCCTGGTGGATGGGACTGTTTCATTTTTCCTGACCAAATCTAAAGTACTCAGTACTGTGGAACTCCACTGTAGGTTACCCTATTTTCCCCTATAACCTGCAGGATATGCAAGTTTTACAAACCACTGGCAGCTATTTGAGGTATACAAAGGTGGGGGtctgacatatttttttaaaactcataaACATAGCGTAACATAAATTTTGGACATATTGGTAGATCTTTATACCTCCTACAGTTCTTGTGTGCTTGTACATTGGGAAGCTCTAttctatgaaaaataaaaattcaaagatctacatttagaacaaatatttgtcttgcatctagatgtaaattatatttttaaaaaagcatcaataTTGGTATAATAATCAGAAATCAAAAGATAGAAACTACTACCTAGAAACTAATTTCTATTAGTACACAGTGAAAATGATAATAGTCTGATAATTAAGAGATCACATCTTGATTATGATActtttagatttgttttaagtaggcctacatatatagaTTCACTACTTTTAGATTAaccaggtctagatctatatctagactccTTATGTAGTTTAAACaattaattcaatttaaaaaaatacacttcaTTAATAACAAACTTTGAATCCATTTGACTTAGAAAAAATCTAACTAAACCACTTTTAGCCTTAAAATTCAAATTCAGCACTTAAACTCCTATTCTAGAGATGATTGAAATAgatgctataaaataaaaaaaaaactaaattgatttaaaatcaaaacacCAAATAGGTTGAAACCTAAAATCTATTCTGGGTTAAGGACTTGCAAGCCTTTTTCTATCTATTTAACTACGCGCTGCATAAGACCGGCCCTATCTGACTTAGTGCATTCTTCTTCGTCCTAATTGTCCTAAGAGTTGACTCTATGACTCTAGCTCTATGGAAGCTTGCTTGCATCTGCCCGTcagaacaaacttctgtctggaAAAGATCCAAAGACTCTCGGGTCAGAAGCGAGGCCAAAGACCCAGCACACCATGGAAATTCCCCCATATTCCTACTCTGTACCTCATCAGCCATGCAGGTGACCATCATAAAAACATGCCTTTGAGGAACAGTGTGTGGATAgtgacattttttaattttttttttgtgctttttttcATCCCTGCCAGTGCAAAGTATTTGATCTTTAGTGTTTAAAGCAGGAGTGTTTTGCTATCCTATTGGTCAAAATTATTTTCTCTAATGATCATTTCCACCTGAGTTCCACAGTGAAACTGTGCATAATAAAACTGCCTAGGCTCACTTCTATTTGAATTTGATTCTTTGCTGTGATGTGGTCAATTTATGCtcattaagtatttttattcaaAGTTTCAAACTACTATTAATAAGCCTAATTTTGTATTAGCTAGTGTAGTAATAATAGAGTATTTCAATTTTCATGCAATTAATAGACTTCAAAGTAAATggatactttttttgttttaaaaatgctaaatgtattttttgtcaatgaaaacatttctaaacttaaaaacactgttcaataatgtcgaccctgggaaggtactgggctttgtccagGAGGTGGGATTGTCTGCGAAGGTTTGATTTGTGGTAGGGCAGGGAGGTTgcgaacatataatatttacagcAGATGTTTATTGAATTCataaatttttactattttaactgtgaatagtccttgcttttaatgatttaactgtctggaatttagctcttgtgataTAAAGGGAGAGTAATCTTTGAAGGATTAtgggcatgacatggcctaaattgtgctgatgtgccaaaaactcaaactcaaaactATTTATTTTCACAGCCATTGCATATTTATATTACAATCTctctttattgttttgtttatttacaggCTGTTGTAGATGTTGTTGTTAATTTACATTTCAACTTGATTGAAAATCTTTGGCAAACATTTTGGAGAAATCCATCTCCAGATTCACCgtaagtatattttaaaaaattgatttggAATAGTTATAATATTTTCCATATTATTAGTCACTACATCATAGTAATaaacaaatgaatttaaaatatgACCTTAACAAATTACAGTGATGggaattttacaaatatttttttaattctgaaaaTGTACCcagatttattttttccttacaaaaataatcttaaaaattttttcaatgtttctgagATGAAAAACttatgatttttaaatttaaaaagtctaaaataattactttttggAAAAGCGTAAACTAatacttgattttttttcacacaagCTCAGAAAATTgtaacagtatatatatattaaaaggtCCTACcttgttaataattttttttacttgcttaATATTCTAACATAGATTTTAAACTccaatgaaaatatttcttcttttgaAACATAAATTTACCAGATTCGCGCACCACTCCTTTCTTGTCAGGATATCATGCCCCACTTGACAGGATTTAAGGGGTGCAAATCACaatttgagaaatgctgctCAACTGTGTTGATCTAGATCAGGGGCGGGCAAATTACGgcggccacatgcggcccgctggagtgttttatgcggcccgccgacacctacataaatcaggtgtgcccacagtatatacttataaaatgcaaatatattaaaaataatatctatataaattaatgaaactttcttataataaaaagtttcaagcaaaCGAAGAGTATGCTTATTGGCTCTACATCAATACAGTCAATTGAAGTCACAATCTCTAATCAGTATTTagtcaatgctatgaagaactgtgttgagtgttgggtaggcttggaataAGATGACAGATGCGGCAGCCGACTGAgaaaaatagttgtttttttttatatatagaaccataaactctaaacacgaaattttgcaaaaagctgcattaaatttcattttatttttatttcttatattttagaaaagaaaCCTAAGAGAGTATCGAATGTTGTATACGGGTAGTTCCGAATAAGGAACTAAATAACCCAATGTATTCGCTAATTAGTATGGGCAAGGCAATTGAGAAAATTACACTATTCGCTAATTAGTATGGGCAAGGCAATTGAGAAAATTACACTATCTCAAAGAAGAAAAcattatgttccttgaaggaaattgactgtgactttgttactaatatttctaatgaagagtgaaagacagacttcatgtttttcaTACGACTTATTGCAATGGGTTGTTTGcctatgaaatgtaaatgcatgttaaatcttttcaaacgaGGCTTTCCCCATTTCTACAACCACGCTgaagaaaacaggttttgtcattttcctttgctgaaaggtgaaactattactAGTGAAACGATtcaaagtacaacacttatttagattccttaattatgcaatttataaaagcaaattttaagacgtcaagatccagttttcaataccatcagctcactaGTGGCTTCCAGACCAGGCAGTTCTCCATACAGTTTATGTTTTATAGGAGGGCTTTgtggccagagtcttgttcgggtctcttgatttagtatgtcCTTCAATATGGTTAAAAATCgtaattgttttcaaaaattgctaactcttcttGTAATTTCTCAAGGTGGAGtgtggaaaagaaaaagaaacgtaAAATAATACAGCGTAAATAtgaaaaatatgaattaaaaggcATTGTACAGAGTTAGCTAGCGCATCTTtctaagttatatatatatatatatatatgcggcccgccattcccaatttttttttaatgcggccctcgatacaaaaaagttgcccacccctgatccaGATCATTTAATTTTAGATTAAATACCACACTTTTCAATCTCATACCgttttattgatttatgcattcaaaacttttgttttctttcttaatctaaatttatttactggattatatatatatataacatatatatatatataacattgaataaatgtaaaaaatggaaacattttAAAGGCAATACTAAATTTACACTAGCATGAAAGTGtgtcatacaaaaaaaattaatttaataaatttcagataaaaaaacaaaacaattttattgcTGAACATTCTTTGTCACATTGCACCTCTTCTGACTGGGCTTGCTTTAGAACTTTAAAAGCTTTATCACATTTTAAGCATTTTATGAGGACAAGAGTACTGTACCTTTTCATCCAtggatattttaataacaataaaaaaaaaaaaaaaaggattgtagTTCATACTTATAAAGCATTTCAAAAATTCAAGCATTTTTTGCTTTCAAAACACTTTGCAtccttatagatctagtttgtttGAGACAGATGTTGCCAGTTAAAGCATTAATGTATCATATTCAGACTGCCTGCACTAACTGTTAGAtgccaagtgaaaaaaaaagttctttcatctaaatgtacaaacaattgtATCTTGCATGCTTTTTATGCATGTTTGTGCAGTAAagcacatttagtattttttttttgctttttcatgcagagttgaagattattacatccttacctaaacctcccacaggagAGCTGGGGATGGCAGTGGGTAGAATTTGAACTCTGGACCATTGAGACAACTGCCCACACAACCTTGCAGCCATCCAGTGTAATTTGCAACTGTcaaattaaatatcaatgtggagttaatatttttattgattgagTATATATcagttgtaataataatttcaaatgCTTGCGTGTCCTCATCTGATCTAACTAGACTTGAAGGGGAATAAAGCTCAAACAAATCTAGGAAAATCAATTCACTCAAAGGCATGTTTTGTGCATGTGTAGTAAAACACTGAGTATCATTTCAAACGTTATGTAAAGAAAATACTGAAAGTAATTAAATACTACTTTTTGTTAAAGAAAGTTGTGAGTCATTACAGCACACCGAGCACACTGGTTCACAAATGTGGGTGTAGAAACATTTCCTaatattttttcaaactttgtttCCATTACTGCTAGTAGGATGATATCTGAGTTtcacatcaataaaaatgtttaccttATTTTATGATAGCATAATTGAACTttttcactttatttctccTTATTCAGCAGTCTAGATCCTTTTGAGAAGATGGAAAAAAGAGTCCCTAAAGATAAGCTGTATATTTTGTGTCGATATGAACCACTAATTACTTGGGTGAGAAGATCTGACTATGCATTCTATCAAGCACTTGTGGAAGTTTTGATTCCAGATGTTTTGAGACCAATTCCAAGTATGACATTAGATTTGGTTAATTAGTGGTATACACTTGTTAACATTCAAACCCATGATTTGGTTCAAAATAAGAGTATTTGTATCTACTGCAGGTTCATTAACTCAGGCTATCAGAAACTTTGCCAAAAGTTTAGAGGGATGGTTGAAAAATGCtatgcaaaatgttcctgaggAAATGGTGAAAACTAAAGTAAGCAATCATTTGAATTTGAATTTAAGAGAGTCTTTGTGTAAAATTGTCTAATTAATCATGTGCTGTTGCATTTACAGCTTGGAGCAGTTAGTGCCTTTGCTCAGACATTACGTCGCTACACCTCTCTGAATCACTTGGCTCAGGCAGCTCGAGCAGTCTTACAGAACACATCTCAGATAAACCAAATGTTGACTGATCTTAACAGAGTTGATTTCACTAATGTTCAGGTTAGTTGAGAAAATAGTTTTTATCATTGTGATAATGGTAAAGAGAAGAATGGTTTagcaatattaaaaataatccACAAACTTTTTGACGTTGCAGGAACAAGCCTCATGGGTTTGTCAATGTGAAGACTTGCTTGTGCAACAGTTGGAGCAGGACTTCAAGGCAACACTTAAGCAGGGTAACTCGCTAGAGCAGTGGGCTCAGTGGTTGGAGGGAGTAGTTAATCAAGTGCTCAAACCACATGAAGGAAATGAAAATTTCCCCAAGGCAGCTAGGCAATTTCTGCTTAAATGGTCATTTTATAGGTCagttaaaatttttttcatGTGTGCTTCATTAAAAGGAGGGGACATTTTTGCTATGTGAACCTTGACATTATCTctcttaataaaaaattaattctttcttttctttctctctctctctccccctcccacCAAAAAAATACCATTTAAATATTAAAGGAAACATTGCTAtatgaaatttttattttgatatttatgtaGTATATTGATACTATTATACCTTATTTCTGCTCTGCAGCTCAATGGTGATTAGAGACCTCACTTTAAGAAGTGCAGCAAGTTTTGGTTCTTTTCACTTGATTCGTCTACTCTATGACGAATTTATGTTCTATTTAGTGGAGCATAAAGTGGCCAATGCAACGGGTCAGACACCAATAGCAGTCATGGGAGAGGTTAGACAAGTAAGTGTAAATCCTGTAGCTTTCCTGCTTTATGTAtagcaattaatttttttttctcatcaacATTGtggtaataaaaatatttgatccTTCTTCTAGTTTCATGATTTGAGCAGTGCTGTTAATCTTGGTCATATGGAtatggatgatgatgatgaatcatCCAATTCTTCTCAGCCTTCAATGCTGTCATCACAGCCTCAAATGGTCCAGCGAGTTACTATGGTCTCAGGTACGCCAACTCCAACAACACTCATGCTGGTCACTTCCAATTCTCCAGGATCTGTTGTGGGGCAAACTGGTGTTGCAGTTCGACCAACCATTGGTCAGGTTGGAACACCTACCATTACTGTGAGACCTGCCAGTAATGGACTGACTGCCACTGGTGGATTGGTTGTACTCTCAGGCAGCTCTGTCACTGGCGCTGCACCATCTCATACAGTCAGCACCACACAAGGAGGATTGCCAACTACATTGGCTGTTCGCACAACAGCTACCAACCCTAATTCCAGCAAAACTCATACAATTTTAGTAATGCCAGTGTCATCCACAGGAACAGCAGATGTTACAACAGCTAAAAGAGTTAAAACAGAATAGCAATGACTTAAATGTTTAACTCAAAAGAAATTAGTAAagttaaaaaattgttgttCTTCTGTGTATCATTTATCCAGTTGTTTGACTTCTATTCAAATGTTCTCAAAAGCTCAACTGTGTGTGAATGTCTTAGAAATAGATATTTGATGCCTATTTTAATGAGCCTTACAGTCAATCAGAATTATGCAAATCTAATGTCAAAAGAATGTTCTAGAGTCATACTGATTTGTGATATGATAATTTGCCAGCACAGAAATAATTCCTGTACACTCTTAATGACATTAAGATGGATGTTGAAACAAGTCTTTCTTGGTTTCTTGAACTGAAGGACTGGTACTATCAGTGTTTACCAGAACGCACAGTGTGACATGTTAAGTATACCATATTTATCTGT
The DNA window shown above is from Biomphalaria glabrata chromosome 5, xgBioGlab47.1, whole genome shotgun sequence and carries:
- the LOC106062794 gene encoding DNA-binding protein RFX2-like isoform X6 — its product is MATQTYVTDIQVMNPTAVQAFGLDLTSDVNGAVVKTSAANSQGGIQQGQKATIIQPAQAHSGQQFIVTTSAVDHQQLAEQAQQETISIQQGGTTVYPTHLQPKDLVLKARHSYGDYTQGTMYTNVSGTYYQTAQGGQVAQSLMPVGTSVQALQGQIIPGGGGTYIIQSGTVDSDGAPLTHTTRASPVTNHTPLAELSNLHTKEVQWLIDNYETAEGVSLPRSTLYYHYLRHCQEQGLDPMNPASFGKLIRSVFLGLRTRRLGTRGNSKYHYYGIRIRANSSLNQFTDDQTMALRQQPMYTSKKLTSQKQEGSDGDGGPAGTQGGGQSDGAHSQQQQHTQFLGDASHALPSFGSVDISLVQFPDGIALDDIRAFEKMYREHAEAVVDVVVNLHFNLIENLWQTFWRNPSPDSPSLDPFEKMEKRVPKDKLYILCRYEPLITWVRRSDYAFYQALVEVLIPDVLRPIPSSLTQAIRNFAKSLEGWLKNAMQNVPEEMVKTKLGAVSAFAQTLRRYTSLNHLAQAARAVLQNTSQINQMLTDLNRVDFTNVQEQASWVCQCEDLLVQQLEQDFKATLKQGNSLEQWAQWLEGVVNQVLKPHEGNENFPKAARQFLLKWSFYSSMVIRDLTLRSAASFGSFHLIRLLYDEFMFYLVEHKVANATGQTPIAVMGEVRQFHDLSSAVNLGHMDMDDDDESSNSSQPSMLSSQPQMVQRVTMVSGTPTPTTLMLVTSNSPGSVVGQTGVAVRPTIGQVGTPTITVRPASNGLTATGGLVVLSGSSVTGAAPSHTVSTTQGGLPTTLAVRTTATNPNSSKTHTILVMPVSSTGTADVTTAKRVKTE
- the LOC106062794 gene encoding DNA-binding protein RFX2-like isoform X4 is translated as MATQTYVTDIQVMNPTAVQNGAVVKTSAANSQGGIQQGQKATIIQPAQAHSGQQFIVTTSAVDHQQLAEQAQQETISIQQGGTTVYPTHLQYVEGSDPGIYTNGQMPKDLVLKARHSYGDYTQGTMYTNVSGTYYQTAQGGQVAQSLMPVGTSVQALQGQIIPGGGGTYIIQSGTVDSDGAPLTHTTRASPVTNHTPLAELSNLHTKEVQWLIDNYETAEGVSLPRSTLYYHYLRHCQEQGLDPMNPASFGKLIRSVFLGLRTRRLGTRGNSKYHYYGIRIRANSSLNQFTDDQTMALRQQPMYTSKKLTSQKQEGSDGDGGPAGTQGGGQSDGAHSQQQQHTQFLGDASHALPSFGSVDISLVQFPDGIALDDIRAFEKMYREHAEAVVDVVVNLHFNLIENLWQTFWRNPSPDSPSLDPFEKMEKRVPKDKLYILCRYEPLITWVRRSDYAFYQALVEVLIPDVLRPIPSSLTQAIRNFAKSLEGWLKNAMQNVPEEMVKTKLGAVSAFAQTLRRYTSLNHLAQAARAVLQNTSQINQMLTDLNRVDFTNVQEQASWVCQCEDLLVQQLEQDFKATLKQGNSLEQWAQWLEGVVNQVLKPHEGNENFPKAARQFLLKWSFYSSMVIRDLTLRSAASFGSFHLIRLLYDEFMFYLVEHKVANATGQTPIAVMGEVRQFHDLSSAVNLGHMDMDDDDESSNSSQPSMLSSQPQMVQRVTMVSGTPTPTTLMLVTSNSPGSVVGQTGVAVRPTIGQVGTPTITVRPASNGLTATGGLVVLSGSSVTGAAPSHTVSTTQGGLPTTLAVRTTATNPNSSKTHTILVMPVSSTGTADVTTAKRVKTE
- the LOC106062794 gene encoding DNA-binding protein RFX2-like isoform X8 encodes the protein MATQTYVTDIQVMNPTAVQGGIQQGQKATIIQPAQAHSGQQFIVTTSAVDHQQLAEQAQQETISIQQGGTTVYPTHLQYVEGSDPGIYTNGQMPKDLVLKARHSYGDYTQGTMYTNVSGTYYQTAQGGQVAQSLMPVGTSVQALQGQIIPGGGGTYIIQSGTVDSDGAPLTHTTRASPVTNHTPLAELSNLHTKEVQWLIDNYETAEGVSLPRSTLYYHYLRHCQEQGLDPMNPASFGKLIRSVFLGLRTRRLGTRGNSKYHYYGIRIRANSSLNQFTDDQTMALRQQPMYTSKKLTSQKQEGSDGDGGPAGTQGGGQSDGAHSQQQQHTQFLGDASHALPSFGSVDISLVQFPDGIALDDIRAFEKMYREHAEAVVDVVVNLHFNLIENLWQTFWRNPSPDSPSLDPFEKMEKRVPKDKLYILCRYEPLITWVRRSDYAFYQALVEVLIPDVLRPIPSSLTQAIRNFAKSLEGWLKNAMQNVPEEMVKTKLGAVSAFAQTLRRYTSLNHLAQAARAVLQNTSQINQMLTDLNRVDFTNVQEQASWVCQCEDLLVQQLEQDFKATLKQGNSLEQWAQWLEGVVNQVLKPHEGNENFPKAARQFLLKWSFYSSMVIRDLTLRSAASFGSFHLIRLLYDEFMFYLVEHKVANATGQTPIAVMGEVRQFHDLSSAVNLGHMDMDDDDESSNSSQPSMLSSQPQMVQRVTMVSGTPTPTTLMLVTSNSPGSVVGQTGVAVRPTIGQVGTPTITVRPASNGLTATGGLVVLSGSSVTGAAPSHTVSTTQGGLPTTLAVRTTATNPNSSKTHTILVMPVSSTGTADVTTAKRVKTE